ACACTTTGGATTGTTCACCTAGGTTTGTCTCCTCTACGGTGCAGCCAAGACCCAGACTTTAGACTGCAGCATTACCCCTGAGATTCAGAACGACACtttttctcccccgcccccccctttttttttaataaatttttattcaatgtttacttttgaaagagagagacagtgtgagcgtgggaggggcagagagagagagggagacaatctgaagtgggctccaggctctgaggtgtcagcacagagcccaacgcggggctcgaactcacaagctgagaGATCAGGACCAGAtctgagttggacgcttaaccgaataagccacccaggcgccccaagacattttctttttttttttttttttttttttttccccaacgtttatttatttttgggacagagagacagagcatgaacgggggaggggcagagagagagggagacacagaatcggaaacaggctccaggctccgagccatcagcccagagcccgacgcggggcttgaactcacggaccgcgagatcgtgacctggctgaagtcggacgcttaaccgactgcgccacccaggcgccccaagacattttcttaaaggcaaaaataggtctttatttttttatttcttgtcttaaaAATGCAAACTTATTGATGTGTAACATTTGGGATAGGATTCTGAGGAACAATCACAGAAAGTAGACTACTTCAGTAAAGTTACCATAGCATTTCACCCTGTTCATCATGTATTTGCTCatcttttgaaagatttttaaaattcctaatatCTGATGACTAGGAAGAGATGTTAAAAGGAAATCCCatgaattggctttttttttttttaagatttattcatccAGCTTTATGAATCACAGAAATGTCTTGTAagtaaaatgttctaaaacaaaGGCAGATAACATCTACCAAAGTGAAAAATTTAGGCTTAATTAACTCTTGCtacattaatattaaattttccttAAGAAAACCAGGAAGCTTTAGTTATTTACAGTTCTATAGGCTGGAGAAAAGAATCCCAGGTTGTAACCAACCCTAGTAAATTTAAATGAGCCTCTTAATACTTAGCTCTTCAGTAAATTGAAATGACCGGTGGGCATAATATCCAGCTATTATCTTTTCTATCATAGCTAATTTACCTTCTGTTTTAACACAGCTACAGAAAGATCTAGAAGAGGTGAAGGTGCTCCTGGAAAAGGCCACTAGAAAAAGAGTACGTGATGCCCTTACGACTGAAAAATCCAAGATCGAGACCGAAATCAAGAACAAGGTGCAGCAGAAATCACAGAGAAAAGCAGAACTTGTTGACAGTGAAAAGCCAGCTGCTGTGGTTGCTCCCATTACAACGGGATACACCGTGAAAATCAGTAATTACGGTATGACTCACTACCCTacatgcagctctttctgccttccAGTAACTTATTCCTGAGTAGTGACCCACTAacaaactcaatttttaaaacaatctcagTGTTTGCTTTTGGTGGTTTGAAAGAGAAGACCCATcgatgaagaaaggaaagaatacatTCTAGAAGCTTCTAACAAGAGAGCAAAATGATTTAGTACAATGAGTAGCAACAAAAATGAACCTATTCTGAAATATGTTCAGCATATGAGGAACACAGattcttgttttgctttaatCATGTTTTGCATTATATTTTGCCAAACAACCACCAGTATTATCTAAGGAAGGGAAGGAATCTAGTTATATTCGAGAAACATCTTTGAGCGCCTAATATGTGCCACTATTGTGCTTGGGCTCGTGGCAACAACAGTGACCAAGACCCGATCCTTGCTCATGGTGTGGTTAGAACACAGACCTAAAACTAACACCGGGTCGTGTACTAATGCTGTTTTCCCTCAGTAGGTTGTTTGGAACAGTGCAATTTCGGTGTGAGGAGCGTTCATGAGGGGAGGGACGGTCATTTTTCTTTGTGCTCACAACATCTAGCATGTAGTAGGTACTTCCTATTTGCTTAAATGAATAGAAATTTGGGAAGTTCTGTGGGAGTACAGCTGATGTAATCTGAAGGAGGTAAGGAATGGAGAATTACAAGAGACACTTGAGTTTGGAGGGCAAGTTCGGCAAGTGTGAGGAGAGCACACGCCTGGGGAGGTGAAAGGCACCGTGTTTTCTGTATTGTCCTAATGAAAAGCAGTGTGTCCTGCTTAAGAGACGAACTGTGGTACAATAAGGAGATAATGCTGTGTACTTACTCTACCATAGGAAACTGGTCTGAGGTTGTAGGATTATGGCATGCACCCAGGAACCTAGATTTGCATTTAGGGATGGATTGAATGCATGGGAAGAAACTGGACGAGGTTCTGCAGAACTCTCTCTAGGACATCTTTTTTGATGACCAGTACATTTCTGTTGTATAGGACTAAGCAAGGGACAGTCTGGGATATATGTATTTAATCTATATATACGATAAATACATATACGTTTTTAGAATATACTTTCTATGTGAAGTTAATATGTATTTTGTGTTGGCCATTCATCTAGGTTAGAGAATAATATGAATAGTTTGATAACGTATGCCTCAGTGGCATTTAGATCTTGATTAGTGAAATTGTATTTGGATGAATTGGACTCTGAATTCTACTTTGTCAGGGAAGGGAATTAAGGAAACTATGATTGTCTTTTAACTGCTTAGAGAAGTAGAAAGGATTATGAAATTAGATGGTGCTGATGTTTACCCATCCAGTTTAGTAGAGAATTATTGATATTTAGGTATAGGAGAAAAAttccacaaaaagaaaatgagctgggtgttttgttttgtttggggggggggggggcttaatTGTTTGAGCGTAGTTAACCCATAGtgatacattagtttcaggtgtacagcatagtgattcagcatctcTGTGTTATGCTGTATGTAGCTGCCATCTggcactattacagtatcatctGCTATATTCCCCCTGCTGTATTTTTTATTCCCCccgacttattcattccataactggaagcctctgtctcccactccccttcaccacTGTACTGGCTGGTTCCCGGCAGCCATtggtgtgttctctgtatttatgggtctgtttctgcttttgtttggtgttttagattccacatataaatgaaatcatagagtagttgtttttctttctctgacttcatttagcatagtacTCTTTCAGTCCTTCTATATTGTTGCAGAGGCAAgatctttcttatggctgagtaatattccacatgTGTAtcctatataccacatctttatccattcatcttttgatggacacttaagttgcttccctatcttggctagtataaataatgctacaataaacatagggtgcatattTTTTCAggttagtgttttcgttttccacaagtaaatacccagtagtggaattactgaatcatatggtatttctatttttaatttcctgagcaacctccatactcttttccacactggctgtaccagtttgcattcccacccagcAGTgcacagggttttctttttctccacatcctcacccacacttgttatttcttgtttttaattctagccattttgacaggtgtaaggtggtaatctcattgtagctttgatttggtatttccctgatgattattgagcatcttttcatgtgtcggtcaTCTGTAGGTCTTTGGgagaatgtctattcaggtcctctgcccatttttttttccattggattggtggggggggggggggggttggtattgagttgtatataAGTTCTTCCTATATTTTGAATATCTAACCCCTTATTTGCAAGTATTGAATTTGCAaactcagtaggttgccttttcattttgttgatgatccttttatgtgcagaagctttttattttaatatagtcttaatagtttattttttttaatgtttatttttgaaggagagagagagagtgtgtgagtaggggaggggcagagagagatagagggagacacagaatctgaggcaggctccaggctctgagccatcagcacagaacctgatgcgggactcgaacccttgaactgagatcatgacctgagctgaagtcggatgctcaactgactgagccacccaggcgctcctagtcttaatagtttatttttgcttttgtttcccttgccgcAGGAGCCACATCTAGAAAAACGCTGCTATGGCCAGTATCAGAGacattattgcctgtgttctcttctaggagttcatggtttcatgtctcacattttggcctttgatccattttgagtttatttctgtgtgtggtgtTAGAAAAATGAGCTACTCTTAAAAGAATGTATTTAATGCTCATATTCCTTATTCtaaggtatattaaaaaaaaaaaacaacacatggGCTTTGTGTTCAGtaaacctggatttgaatctcagTTCTACCACTAGCTAGATGCCTAACTTTGGGTAGATTGCTTAACTGTTAGGAAGTTCAATTTCTCCATCTAGAAAattcttctattttaatttttcccatgtTTCTATTACTAGAATTTAGTTTTCTCCAGTTTAAGGAGCcatttgcatttgctgttctaGAGATACTGAGACTTCACTCATGTCCCTTTTTTTTGTTACTAGGATGGGATCAGTCAGATAAATTTGTGAAAATCTACATTACCTTAACTGGAGTTCATCAAATCCCCACTGAGAATGTGCAGGTGCATTTCACAGAGAGGTGAGTTTCACAATGGGGAAGGTAGTGATCATTAAGTCCGAGATTGCGTTATTACCAGTTCTTTTCTCTTGCAGTTTCTAAAACTTGCTTAAATTTAGAATTGTCCTTTACACGTGTTTCGAAGAGGTTACTCTCACCAGGGGTGGCCAAATGCACATCCTGAAATAAACCTCATGTCTTTTTTCCACAAGAGCTGTAGAGCACAAAGCTTACGTATTCACTGTTGTGTTGTAGGTCATTTGATCTCTTGGTAAAGAATCTAAATGGAAAGAGTTACTCCATGATTGTGAATAATCTCTTGAAACCCATCTCTGTGGAAGGCAGTTCAAAAAAAGTAAGTTTGCTCTTTTGTCATAATGTAAAACCTCATTAAATTGAACCTGGTTGATTTAGAGTTGAGATGAACTAGAATTAATTTATCCTCCAtaacaggggtcagcaaactacagcctgaTCCCTTTATCGGAACATGCCTGTGCTCACTTAGGTGTTGTCTGGGGCTGCATTTGTGCTATAACGAAACAAGGAGCTGCACCAGACCCTGAAATACTGGCCATTTGTCAACTCCTGTTCTGTGGGAATAGATTCttgggtgcctgggcggctcagtcagttaagcatctgactttggctcatgatctctgTTCTTGAGCTCgaccctgcttcaggtgagccctgtttctctgccccctcactctcaaaaaaaaaaaattaagggaataaTGCCATTAAAatcaggagagggaaggggcgcctgggtggcgcagtcggttaagcgtccgacttcagccaggtcacgatctcgcggtccgtgagttcgagccccgcgtcagtctctgggctgatggctcagagcctggagcctgtttccgattctgtgtctccctctctctctgcccctcccccgttcatgctctgtctctctgtcccaaaaataaataaacgttgggaaaaaaaaaaaaattaaaaaaaatcagaagagggaataaactattaaaattggTTTAGAGAACTGAGTTTTAATGCCAGTTTTTCCATTTACTAGTTGTGACCTTTTGGCAGCTCACTTtatccctctgtgcctcagtttcctcatttgtatgaTGGCAGTGATTTGTTTTACACAGTTGAAATTATATACTAAAGTGAAATTATATAAAGTGCTTAAATAATGGTAGTTATTATTAGCATCATATGTAAATTTTCGAAACATAAAAGGGCTTCAGCACTCAGCCTAACTGGAGTTAGTAAAAGCTgtaaaaaagtcttttaaactaTTATGCATACTTCTCACTATTTCAGATAATCTTTTCCctacttaatttaaataaatagggTTTAATGTATCTGGTACATAGATGTGCCATTTTGCCATCTGTGTTTGCACAGTTATGTAGCAGGTTAAAGGTAGTATTAGAATGTAATTTATGAATTATCTTGTGTCTCACTGCTTTCTTCTTCATCCATTAATCCCATAATTGAATGCTCAAATAATCCTAGGAATTATTTGGATCATTGTTGAAAGAGTATATTCTCTTGCTTTCTGCCTATCTCTGACCCCTCTAAGAGAACTCTCTTTCAATCACCAAAATATCACCAGTCCCTTTTTATCAAACACACTAAAATCATTCCATTTTACAGCCTTTCTCCTTGCAGTGCCCTTTCTTCCAGATCTTGGGCCACTGCTCAGATTTCAGCTCACAGAGGCCTTTCTTAATGAAGTTCCCCCTTGAAGCCCCATTGACACCTTATCttggtttttgtctttatatttgaaGGTATTCCAATTTTACTTGTCTATGGTCTTTCTCTTCCATGAGTGTTTGGACTCTGGCCTATTTGTAAAAGTATTGCACGTAAAACAGGTCTTACACGTAATAGTAACTTGATTGAGTAACTTTTCCAAATATCCATGCTCTCTCCATGTGTTGTAAATTGTACttgttttcctgcttttcttccagGTTAAGACAGATACAGTTCTTATCTTATgtagaaagaaagcagaaaacacaAGGTGGGACTACCTGACTCAGGTTGAAaaagaatgcaaagaaaaagagtgagtttactttcatttctttaagaatTCTAATGTATTCTTTGCTGGGATTGTAGATTTTTAATACTTTGCTATGGTGGAGAAGAGCTGTAGTCTGCGATTTGACCATTTACCTCTTAATGTCCACTGAGTAACCCAATTATCCTCTATCTTTCAACTGTCAGAACCTACCAAAAGAGGGCACATGGCCAGCAAGTTGCTTTATACCCAGGGCTTTAGTTTTGATTGGCTGTTTTGTACTGGTTCTTAACACTAAGCCAGTGGTATTCCTATATGGATACCAGGTCCTTTCTCAGAGATTACTTTTCATTAGTCTAAGAATTCCACAGAAGTTTCTTACACGTAATTTAGTTTCACAGTCACTGGTGTAGagtgaaaaagtatttttatccATTAATGACCATTCCAAAAAGTGTTCATTTAAAGATACTTCCATCCTAGGTCAAACTGttactctgctttaaatatcCTGCAGTGGCCATGTCCTACATTGAGTTGCTTAGCCTTCCACATTCCTCTCACTCCTTCCCCGGTAGCCTGCGTGCACTTGGTTGGTTAGGGTTAGAAGCTATCTGAATTGATTTTAAATCGAGAACGAATTACCTGAGTACAGGACTATGTCTTTGTCTTACTGTTTCTTCAGAGCCAGTTATGTGATCTGGCACTTAATAAGTGAAGAAGATAATTTGCCCTGCTTGGACATTGGTTGAACTGGAGGCATTCATTATGATAAGGACATAGCAGTAAATGggatcatttatatatatgtatttgtatctccattatttgttttctttttaatagaaagCCCTCCTATGACACTGAAACAGATCCTAGTGAGGGACTGATGAATGTTCTAAAGAAAATTTATGAAGATGGAGATGATGATATGAAGCGAACCATTAATAAAGCCTGGGTGGAATCAAGAGAGAAGCAAgccaaaggagacacagaattttgaGACTTGAAAGTCATTTTGGGGACTGTGATGTGGAAATACTGATCTTTCCAATGAGGAAATGTTGGTGAGCTGCACAGATAAATTTGACAGATAACTACTTACATAGCCTTCTTCTAAGTAAAGGCAATGAATTCTCCCATTTCTACTGGaggatttatttaaatatgcttATTAAACACTTCCTCCAAAGATGGTTTCCTTAGTAATCTGGGCATTTCGTTCAAAAAAGGATAATATTGTATTCTTGTGTGAAATGTTAAAAAGCAAGTCTTGCCTAATGATAATGCCACATCGTGTGTATTTTTGTTCAGCTAAGAGGTAGAAAACAAAAGTTCTCGTTTGCCTATAAGTTTCTGACATCACCTCCCACCAATGtaagaataagtaaaaataaaacctggatTTTTGCACAAAATGCAAATTTGTACCTGTGTACTTCAAGGTTGTAGAGTTTTTCTGTGAACAgcttaatatatatacacaacacatCACCATGCCCTAATCTAATCACAAATGtttttctctaaatatatttaagttaaaGCTAAACCTAAATGATAAACATCTTTGTATAGTATTAGTGTTGCCATGTTGTAAGATGGCTTACAAAAGCAGTAactataaagcaaaaataaatgaaaacccaTCAATTCCTATGTTCACTCAAGCCAATTAGGATTTTGTTCAATGGAATAGTTCAATCTATCCAGGAGTGTGTCACAAAAGGCTTCAAAAAGGGAGGATTTGTTTTAGAATTACTCCCTCCTAGAAATAAGAAGAGCAAGATGCCCGTGACATGTTTCCCAATGCAATTAGAGACGAGAAAGCATacacatagaggaaaaaaatccaagaggATTAACCAAAAGTATGATTAATAATCAGAATCTGGTAAAAGTGGTAGGGTAAATTTGGTAgggtttaaaatgtatttcagggAAATGTCAATAAAGGAAAATTCCTTAAATTTTTGCCAgctaagagaggaaaaaatgatgGAATTTAGAAAATCACTATTGTAACGTTAATGAAATACAGACTAGGGTAAAAATCACCAACCAATGAAATGTTAAAATCCTTAGGGGACAATGAATGCAGGGAGCAGGCTGCCCCCACCTGAACCATTGATCCATTAGCACTGAAAGCCAGACAAGATATGTgccttcttttttgttaatggtgaatttttatttcagaaataatttttttattttgagagagagtgcatgagtgcgatgggacagagagagggagggaggaagagaattcccaagcaggctctgtggggctcgattccacaaaccgtgagagctgaaaccaagaatcagatgctcaactgactgagccacctaggcgctccagATATGTGCCTTCTGATGTGACATGAACTAGAACCCAGCacatttgtgaaaattcatccCTTAAAAACCGAGCCTGAATCTTGCCAAGCCTCTGAATGTAACTGAGTTTTTAGGGACAGAGGACAAAGCTAAAGGACACATGAAGCACACAGCCAGATGTTGGCCACTGTACAGGACAAATAAGTGACATGAGGAAAACAGGAATGAGAGGCACAGCAACCAAATGCAATCTATAGATCATGCTCAGACCCAGGTTCAAACACTGGTTGGAATATTAGCTAGAGCATTCCAGTTGATAAGTTGTAATAAAAACTTGGCAAATATGAATCCAAGGTTTGTGCTAATTCCCTCTTAAGGCTTCACCTCCACCAAAATTCCAGACTCTGCTATCCAGCTGCACAGCAGACTTGGAAAACACAGGCATCTCAAACAGCACAACTGAAACCTAAACTCCCATAACCTGGTTTCTTCCAAACcaattcttctcttcctctattttctgTCTTGGTGTTGCCTTCTCCCATCCTTCTAGTCACCCTTGCCAGGAACCTAGAGGCCCCTGTATCTAGTAAATATCATCAGTCTCTAAGTCTTGTccaattttctttcctaaaaagacttaaaatctgTTCCTCTTGTCTCCTTTGCTAATGCCTGAACTCCCTTTGTCCAGACCCTGGTTTTCCAGAACAATTACGACATCCTCCTGCCTTGGTTATCTTGCACGGAGCCTTTTCTCTCATGGCCTAGATCTACCACACGGTTGTCCCTTATCTGTAGAGCAAACTGATGAAGccattcctctgcttaaaactccAATAGCCAGTATTTAAGTCTTACCTTCACATAATGTGACCTGTTCCATGACAGCCTTTGTCTTGGGTTTCTTATTCCTCATACAATGAAGTGGCTGCTTCCACTGTCCTCTGCAAACATCTTGTACCTTGGCCTCTTGAGTGAAGTTCAAATATCAGCTCCAGGAACACTCTCCCAATGGTACGCAGCAGCTTCCATACTACACCGTGGACAGTTTTATCACTGGGCTGGTCACTGTTGAGCTACTGAACAAAACAAGCTTTTGCTATCTTTACTCATTTCTGTTACAGATAaacaagaatacagaaaatatatactATTCCAACAAAACTTTTCCTCTTTGGATAGATTTTCAGGGGCTTAAAGAGACATTTTGTTCTGAAGGCCACTGAAGATGGAGCAAGGAAATATTTAGTGCCTTTTGTTCAGCCATCACACAAAGAAGCCGAGCATTAGTTAGATCATCAAGAACATCGTCTCTACCTTCCGACATACCATTTCTCTAACAACGAGAAATGGTAAAGTGCTCTGCATGTCAGGGAAGCACAACCCAAGATTACAAGTTGTCACAGATGAGCTACTTGTCCATGAGTTGCATTAACTGTCAGATAAAATTGCTTTATGAAataatgtacttaaaaaatacagaaacttttAGGATGTTATTAAAAGATTAAATGTGAAGGAAAAGGCAGGTATACAGAGAATACGttcacaatattttttattactgtacTCCTTGTACTATGCAGGGAGgcagtatgtttaatttttaagtccAAGAGAAGAGAGAACTCACAGATGGCCAGAGTTCACTGACAGAATGAAACATccaaatttcttaatttaaaattaagtaatttaacAGTAGGCAGTATCAGGTAGACTAGACGACTCCTACATTGGACCTCTATAAAACCGGGGTTTTGTCTATTAGAAAGGTCTCTTCTTGCCAGACCTGGTTTCCCTGCTCAGTGGGTCTGGAGCTGATCACCACATTGCCCGCTGGATCCCCGACAGTTGCCCGTGGTCTGCTAAGTGACGGAAGACAATGCGACTAAGCCTCCAGCGCCGCTTTACACCACGCGGACGGGACGTCATAACACAGCGATTGCGGATTCTAACAGGACAGCTATCCCGGGGAAGGGCAGCGATTTCTCCATCAGCCACTTCCTAAGGGAAGTCACAACATTATTACACATATCACAGGCATCTATTTATTCTATATGCGTAAGTCAATGCTTGGAGTAGGGGAACAAAGGGCTAGATTCACTGATAGAGCCAGTTTGTCCAAAGAACCTTGGACACAGTAGTGAACCCTAAGCTTTGGCTAGAAACAGAccagaaaaatgacagaaatgtttGGCATGCTcccaatacaatttttaaaattttatagaaatttaaCATAGGTACACAAAAATCTACAAACCGGAAGTGTAACAGCTCAGTAACTTTTAACAGAACATCTGAGTAATAAGGAACTAgagtacaaaaaaaacccaaaaaaacccatgA
This genomic interval from Prionailurus viverrinus isolate Anna chromosome F1, UM_Priviv_1.0, whole genome shotgun sequence contains the following:
- the CACYBP gene encoding calcyclin-binding protein encodes the protein MASALEELQKDLEEVKVLLEKATRKRVRDALTTEKSKIETEIKNKVQQKSQRKAELVDSEKPAAVVAPITTGYTVKISNYGWDQSDKFVKIYITLTGVHQIPTENVQVHFTERSFDLLVKNLNGKSYSMIVNNLLKPISVEGSSKKVKTDTVLILCRKKAENTRWDYLTQVEKECKEKEKPSYDTETDPSEGLMNVLKKIYEDGDDDMKRTINKAWVESREKQAKGDTEF